In Thunnus thynnus chromosome 11, fThuThy2.1, whole genome shotgun sequence, the following proteins share a genomic window:
- the tspan7 gene encoding tetraspanin-7: METKPVITCLKTLLIVYSFVFWITGAILLAVGVWGKLMLGPYISLIADNSTNAPYVLIGTGTVIIVFGLFGCFATCRGSPWMLKLYAMFLSLVFLAELVAGISGFVFRHEIKGTFHRTYTDAVLNYNAADEASRAVDNLQHRLRCCGVYNYTSWFASVYYPSNGIPASCCFNSSDCNPEDLRNATIAPSKVYHQGCYELVTSFMETNMAIIAGVTFGIAFSQLIGMLLACCLSRIITANQYEMV, translated from the exons ATGGAGACCAAACCGGTCATCACCTGCCTTAAAACCCTCCTCATCGTATACTCCTTTGTCTTTTGG ATAACAGGAGCCATCCTGCTGGCGGTGGGAGTATGGGGGAAGTTGATGCTGGGCCCGTACATCTCCCTGATAGCCGACAACTCCACCAACGCCCCGTACGTTCTCATCGGCACCGGTACTGTCATCATCGTTTTTGGCCTGTTCGGATGCTTCGCCACCTGCAGAGGAAGCCCATGGATGCTGAAGCTG TATGCCATGTTTCTGTCGCTGGTTTTCCTCGCTGAGTTAGTGGCTGGGATTTCTGGATTTGTCTTTCGCCACGAG ATAAAGGGAACCTTTCACAGGACATACACTGACGCAGTCCTGAACTACAACGCTGCGGATGAGGCGAGCCGTGCTGTTGATAATTTACAGCACAGG CTGCGTTGTTGTGGAGTGTATAACTACACCAGTTGGTTTGCCAGTGTTTATTACCCATCCAACGGCattcctgccagctgctgcttcaACTCCTCTGACTGCAACCCAGAAGACCTCCGTAATGCAACTATTGCTCCGAGCAAAGTCTACCACCAG GGCTGCTATGAGCTGGTCACTTCATTCATGGAAACCAACATGGCCATCATTGCAGGAGTGACGTTCGGGATTGCCTTCTCACAg CTGATTGGCATGTTGCTGGCCTGCTGTCTGTCCAGGATCATCACAGCCAATCAGTACGAGATGGTGTAG
- the mid1ip1a gene encoding mid1-interacting protein 1A: MMMQQSETPKQKNSLFNAMNRFIGAVNNMDQTIMVPSLLRDVPLDEDREMSSLKSDEDEGDMYSYYQLLKSIRTDIEWGVRCAAADERRKESMKITRVNSSASISSSASSSSEEEDEEDEDLEKQFQFHLTGLQGVLGKLTVQANSLTKRYKQEIGIGGWGQ, translated from the coding sequence ATGATGATGCAGCAGTCAGAAACACCCAAACAGAAGAACTCCCTCTTCAACGCCATGAACCGATTCATCGGCGCGGTCAACAACATGGACCAGACCATCATGGTGCCCAGTTTGCTGCGGGACGTCCCGCTGGATGAGGACAGAGAGATGAGCTCCCTGAAATCAGACGAGGACGAGGGGGACATGTACAGCTACTACCAGCTGCTCAAGTCCATCCGCACCGACATCGAGTGGGGGGTCAGGTGCGCAGCAGCCGACGAGAGGCGCAAGGAAAGCATGAAGATCACCCGGGTGAACTCGTCCgcatccatctcctcctccgcatcatcatcatccgaggaggaagacgaggaggacGAGGATTTGGAGAAGCAGTTCCAGTTTCACCTGACCGGGCTTCAAGGGGTGCTGGGCAAGCTCACAGTGCAGGCCAACTCTCTTACCAAGCGCTACAAGCAGGAGATTGGTATCGGAGGATGGGGCCAGTAA